The window ATAAAATGTTAACCATGAAAATATTTCCTTTGATTCTCCTCCATATATTGGGATAACCATTTATTCTCTCTATGCTAAGTCTCAAGTTCTGTCACTCATTTGTGATCTGGACACCACTCCTATGATAGCCAATCCTTTCAATTAAAAGTAATTCTTCGGGACTTTTGTTTACGATCTCTTCATTTCAAATATGAAGGCAATATTTCACAACATATTCATAACGACCTTAGGTAAATTACTTCTGGGAAAAAATCTTTACCCTGGTTTCTATCTTTTAAACCTTATTAAAAACATCAAGATTCTGCACGAGAATAAAGTCGTTAAAAAATAAGAGATTAGGCAACGTCTGCTTAAGCACAATCATATTTACAAAATGTTACAATTCTTTATCCCTTTGACCATTGTTGGATCCAGTTTTTTCAATTCAGCAGCAATTAAACTTTACCTTCCATATACTGTCAATAGATAATCGGTTACATATCCTTTTAAATTTTATTTCTATGAAAAAAAATATACTTTTTATTTTCCTTTTTTTTTTTAAAGAATTATGCTTTCATCCCGCTCAGGCACAAATAAAAAACCTTAACTTTCATAGCCCATGTGGTTTTATAGAAAATAAAGGACAGGTTACAGATCAGAATGGTAATAAAAGAGATGATGTTAAATTTATTTATTCCAGCGGTTCGTTTAAGCTTATTCTTCGTAGCGATGGTTACAGTTATCAGTGGTCGCAGGTTATTCCGGCTGGGAACGATAACTCTGAATCCGGACAAAATAAATTACAACAAGATGAAGATGATCTTCCCGATCTCCCCATCAATATAATAAGTAATCGCATAGATGTACAATTCACTGCCTGCAGCTCTACTGCCACAATAGAAGGATCAGATCCACTTAATTTTTATACCAACTATTTTAATAACAATACTGGCTTATCCGGCATTAAAAAAGTGAAAAGTTTCAGCAGTGTTGTTTACAAAGATATTTACAAGGATATAGATCTTATATTTTCGTTAATACCAAATAAGCAAGGTGACTTTAAACCAGAGTATAAATTTATAATTCATCCTGCTGCTGATATAAGAGACATTGCTCTTTCATTCAATGGTGAAAAAAGTCTCTTTCTCGATGCCAATGACGAATTGCAGGCGCATGCTGATTTAGGCTTTGTGAAAGAAACGTGCCCGGCTATCCTATCAGGCGATGGGAATTTTTTCCAGCGTGGAAAATTTATTTTGAAAGGAAACACTCTCTCATTTGCAGATGTAAAGCGCAATCAAGATCAGTTAGTTATAATTGATCCGTTGATAGAATGGGGATCCTATTATGGCGGATACGAAAAAGATGTACCTGATGAACTTGCGTACGATGGCAGGCAGCACCTCTATCTTACGGGCCGCACGCATTCCTCTTCAATGATTGCTACCAGCGGCACGCATCAAGCCATTTATAGCGGAGGTGATGACGTGCCTCTCATTAAGCTGGATGAACAGGGTAATATTTTATGGGGCACCTATTACGGTGGAAAAGGCAATGATGTGGCTTTTGCCATTACAACGGATACCATAGGAAACATTTTTCTTGGCGGCCGAACGGAAAGTATTACAGGTATTGCTACCGATAGTGCAGTGATCGATACTTTTTCAGGAGGTTTCTTTGATGTGTTTATAGCGAAGTTCGATTCCTCCGGCAACCTGCTTTACGGAACTTATATGGGTGGCGATCTGAAGGATGAAGTTCAGGAACTGGCAACCAACACACATGGTGACCTTTATGTGAGTGGCTATACGGAAAGTTTATACGGTATTGCTACTCCAGGCGCTTATAAAACAAATGGCAATACTGATGGAAAAATATTCCTAATGAGATGGACCAACGACATGCACCTTTTATGGGGCACATATTATGGCGGGAACGGACGCGACAGGGGTCACGGCGTATGCGAGGATAAGTTCGGACACGTGTACCAGGTGGGAACCGTTGGCAGCAAAGACAGTGTAGCAACAACCGGCGCTTTTCAAACATCGATAGGTGGTAAGCTCGATGGCTTTCTTGCTTCCTGGACACCGGATGGAAATCTGCGATGGGCAACCTATTACGGGGGCGAATTCGACGAGCGGCTGCGGGATGTAAAAACGGATAATGATGGAAATATTTATTTCGTCGGGCAAACAGAAAGTAACCACAGTATTGCCACCCCTGGTGTATTTAAAGAAACTTTTTCAGCAACGGAAAATACTGACCGCGATGGCCTGATTGCTAAGTTTGATTCTTTCGGCAACCGCATCTGGGGTACCTATTACGGTGGAGAATACATAGAGCAGCCGCGATCGCTTAGGGTGCCTCCAACAGGGGCTCCCATATATATCAGCGGTGTAACTAAAAGTGAAAAAGGGTTGGCAACACCCGGTGCCTACAATGTGGACTTGGGTGGATTCAATGATGCTTTTATGGCAATCATTAACCATGACGCAACCCAGTTATTGTACTCGACCTACTATGGTGGAAAAGGGTCAGAATCTCTTAATGCCGGCGGTTGGTACGGACCGCCTCTTACAATTGATGAAAATGAAAATGTCTTCCTTTCGTCTGCAACAAGAAGTGCTGACAGCATTGCCACAGCCGGCTCTTACCGGGATACCATTTTAACTACCGATGAATATGATTTTTTTGTTGCAAAATTTAATAATACCTGCAGTGATGCCTGGGAAAATAATAATGACATTGCACATGCTCCTAAAATTCCCCTGGATCCGCGTTCAGGGCAGGCAACCATCCATGGGGAAATAAAAGATTCTTCTGATAAGGATTATTTTAAAATTACACTAGGGCAAAATTACAGGCAGTTAGTTTTATCATTGAGCGAATTGCCCATTGACGCAGATTTATTTGTGTACGACGGAACAGGAAATGAATTGGCTTCAGCCCAAAATGTTCAAAATATAAGTGAACAGATTACACTTAATACTGCAGACAGTGGCATCTATTATATACTTGTAAAAGCAGGCAATACACCGGACACGGCCAACAATGATTGCTACAAGCTTAATATAACAGCCAGCAATGACATTCCCCTTGCCATAACCCCGCTTAGCAGTGAAGAACATTTTACATTGTATCCGAACCCGGCCAATAAAGCTACCGTCCTTCAATTACAATGTGACCAGTTAGGATTTTATTCCATACAAATTACGGACCTGCTGGGAAAAGTTTCCCAATTGAAAACAGTGAAAATGGAAATGGGAAGGAATAATATTGCCCTTGATTTAACGGGTTATGCTTCCGGTATTTATGAGGTTAGTATTTCCGGGAATGGATTACATGCGAAGCAAACATTAGCAATTCAATAATTTTATATGGGCTGATTGTAAATCTGAAATAAGCTATTCCATCTGATTAAAATCTTTAGTCATCACTAATATAATAAATCATAAAATGTATTTTCAAGTTAAATTATAGAATTTATGAAAACAAGTACTTTCTTTTTACTGATGATTTATTTCCTGATACAGTTTTCTGCTGCTCAGCCAGTGGCTCAAAATCTTTACAATCACAATCCCTATGGCTTTACAGAAAACAAGGGTCAGATCCGTGATCAGAATGGGGATGTAAGAAATGATGTAAGGTTTATTTTTTCCGATGGCTGCTTTAAAATAATTCTTCGTGATAACGGTTTTAGCTATGAGTGGTCAAAGGCAGTTCCGTCAATTTCAAATGGTGCTGAATCAGGTCAGCTTGATCAGGATGATGATGAAGAAATGAATGAAATTCCTGAAAACATCAACGCGAATCGTATTGATATTACACTTAACAATTGTAACAAGGGTATTTTAATTTCAGGTAGTGACCCTTTATCTTTTTATACTAATTATTTTAATGGCTACACTGGTCCGAAAGGTATTCGGCGCGTGCATTGTTTTAATGAGGTAACCTACCAGAATATTTACAATGGGATTGATCTCGTTTTCTCACTTATAAAAAATGGCGCTGGACCAATCCGGCCTGAATATAAATTTATTATTCATGAAGGCGGAAACAGCAATAAGATTTCACTTTCATACAGCGGTGAAAAACTGTTCTCTTTAAATAAAGACGGTTCCCTGCAAAGTAATGCCGATTTAGGTTTTGTAAAAGAATCCAATCCTGTTATCCAGTCAACCGATGGAGGATTTATTGAAACAGGAAAATTTATAGTAAAAGGAAGCAATGTATCCTTTGCGCCAATAAAATCAACTCTGGCTCAGGAATTTATTATTGATCCAACAATAGAATGGGGATCCTATTATGGCGGAAACGGACGGGATGTTCCCGATGAGCTTGCCTATGATGGCAAGCAACACATTTACCTAACCGGCCGTACTCAATCAACAGATATGATTGCCACCAAGGGTACCTATCAAACAAGCTATGCAGGGCGCGATGATGTGCCGCTCATTAAAATTGACGAACAGGATAATGTGGTATGGGGAACCTATTACGGTGGCAAAAATAACGATGTTTCCTGGGCCATTACTACGGATTCCACGGGCAATATATTCCTTGGTGGCAGAACAGTAAGTGCATCGGGTATTGCCACAAAAGATGCTGTGATAGATACTGTTTCAGGCGGATATTTTGATGTATTTATTGCCAAGTTCAGTCCGGAGGGAGATTTATTATATGGTACTTACATGGGTGGAGATTTAAAAGATGAGGTTCAGGGAATGGCAACGGACATTGAAGGTAACCTGTATGTGAGCGGCTATACAGAAAGCTTGTATGGCATTGCCACTCCGGGTGCTTTTAAAACTACTGGTGATACCACCGGTGAAAT of the Chitinophagales bacterium genome contains:
- a CDS encoding T9SS type A sorting domain-containing protein, whose amino-acid sequence is MKKNILFIFLFFFKELCFHPAQAQIKNLNFHSPCGFIENKGQVTDQNGNKRDDVKFIYSSGSFKLILRSDGYSYQWSQVIPAGNDNSESGQNKLQQDEDDLPDLPINIISNRIDVQFTACSSTATIEGSDPLNFYTNYFNNNTGLSGIKKVKSFSSVVYKDIYKDIDLIFSLIPNKQGDFKPEYKFIIHPAADIRDIALSFNGEKSLFLDANDELQAHADLGFVKETCPAILSGDGNFFQRGKFILKGNTLSFADVKRNQDQLVIIDPLIEWGSYYGGYEKDVPDELAYDGRQHLYLTGRTHSSSMIATSGTHQAIYSGGDDVPLIKLDEQGNILWGTYYGGKGNDVAFAITTDTIGNIFLGGRTESITGIATDSAVIDTFSGGFFDVFIAKFDSSGNLLYGTYMGGDLKDEVQELATNTHGDLYVSGYTESLYGIATPGAYKTNGNTDGKIFLMRWTNDMHLLWGTYYGGNGRDRGHGVCEDKFGHVYQVGTVGSKDSVATTGAFQTSIGGKLDGFLASWTPDGNLRWATYYGGEFDERLRDVKTDNDGNIYFVGQTESNHSIATPGVFKETFSATENTDRDGLIAKFDSFGNRIWGTYYGGEYIEQPRSLRVPPTGAPIYISGVTKSEKGLATPGAYNVDLGGFNDAFMAIINHDATQLLYSTYYGGKGSESLNAGGWYGPPLTIDENENVFLSSATRSADSIATAGSYRDTILTTDEYDFFVAKFNNTCSDAWENNNDIAHAPKIPLDPRSGQATIHGEIKDSSDKDYFKITLGQNYRQLVLSLSELPIDADLFVYDGTGNELASAQNVQNISEQITLNTADSGIYYILVKAGNTPDTANNDCYKLNITASNDIPLAITPLSSEEHFTLYPNPANKATVLQLQCDQLGFYSIQITDLLGKVSQLKTVKMEMGRNNIALDLTGYASGIYEVSISGNGLHAKQTLAIQ